In Populus alba chromosome 4, ASM523922v2, whole genome shotgun sequence, the genomic window tttttcatggttagtATCTTGACTAACCtataattttctctctccttagcttttttttgacgactttttctctctctcaaactaGGGCAAAAATGGAAACAAAATCGAATCTTCAACTAAAACATTTGATCTTGAAACTACAAGGACTAAAAAGAAACTTTGACAAAACCCCAAAGCAAAATTTAGCAAATAAACGAAAGGAcaaaaattttttcttttctaaacatggttttccttttcttttttaattttagtccttTAACTTTTAATCTTGtgcaaataataaaatcaaataaatttttgcaAATTCAAAAACCAATCCAATAGCAAGATGTTTTGTTGGGACTACAAAGTCTCATAGAAAGCAATGggaaacaaaatacaaagactAATTTCCaataaacacaatattaaaggatgcaattaaaaaataaaataaaataaagaattgaaaaaaaaaaaaaaaacatagcactGTTTCCGTGACTACGTTGGAAACACCAAATCctttaggttatttttatttaactcaatTATCATCTTCTGTGGACAGAAACTTATAATTCACTCCAATAATCAACATTAGTGGCATGCGTAGAATCCAGAAAATCCCTATTCAAAGGCGTCAGAGTGGTGCCAGTCATCCACTTGCTTTGCTTTGCTCAGAAAAGGGTAATCTGTGTACCCAACAACAGGATCGTGGGTGTAGAAAGTCTCCCTGATATACTTATTCAGGGGTGCATTAAGCTTCAATCTCAAAACCAAGTCTGGGTTTGAGATAAAATCTCTACCGTAGGATACCAAATCTGCGTCACCTTCAGCTACAGCTTGTGTTCCCAGCTCCCTAGTGAACCCACCACTGCATATGAAGGTACCCTGATATGCCCTCCTCCAGGTCCTGGTCGTTTGAACCACCACATCTTCGGTGCCAGGTCTGCCTAACTCTCTTTGGACATGGAGGTAGGTGAGTTTTGAGCCCATCTGTAGCTGGAGTTTGTTAATTCTCTCAATCACTGAAAGGCCTAAGTTGAGTGGATCAGAGTCTGTGGCATCATTGTGATCGATTGCAGGGGACGTTCGGAAAGCTACTCTTTCTGCTCCGACAGCTGAGACTACTGCCTGAATCACCTGCATTAAGAATCTGCAACGGTTTTCCATTGATCCACCGTACTCATCTATTCTGTCATTGATCCCATCCTTTAAGAATTGATCAATAAGGTAACCATAACCCCCATGGATCTCAACCCCATCAAAACCTGCAGACAATGTTTTCATTACGAGCGTTATTAATCATTGATGTAACAATGGTAACCAGGTGAGCTCGAAAAGCACCTGTTTCTTTGTTTCGAGAGCTAAAGTAGCAGTCTAAGCTGATTATCCAGTCAATTAAGCCATCAACTTGAATCAACAATACCAGCTAACTAAAAAGGCCAATCATGATTAGAACTCCCATCATGGAGAGGTATCATTGTCACCCTTTAAGGAAAAATTTAGTAAAGCATGCTCTGTTTTCTCTAAACAGGTAATTATGCCcgtctaaaagaaaaaaactgtcACATACAACTGCAGCTCCAAAaccatgaaataaaacaaattaatgtcaTTACACTAACCCGCTCTAATGGCATTCAAGGCTGCCTGGCTATAAAGCTCCACCACCTCTGGTATTTCAGAGGTTTCCAAGGCTCGAGGTGCTGAGCATGTGCTATAGGTCCCATCTGTCATGAGAATTCTCCACCTGTTTGAGATGGCCTTGTTTATTGATGAAATTGGTGCAGCCCCACCAGGTTGATAAACTGATGTAATGCccaaattcaaaaggaaaatatCCAGTGCTTCAATAGCAATTATTGTAGCCAACAATGGCAATAAAAAACAGAGCAAGGAAAATGGTGGTTGAACTAAAATGACACCAGGTTGAATTCAAGTTTCGTGATGGAGTAGAGTAAATATACCTTGATGAGATGCACGGCCAACGTGCCACAGCTGACAGAAGATGATGCTCCCTTTGGCATGAACAGCATTCACTACCTTCTTCCATGCCTCCACTTGAGCATCCGAGTAAATTCCAGGCACATGGGGAAACCTGGTTCCTCCATTAAAAGACATGAGAAAAATGCTATACAACATGCATGGCATATATAAACAATGCAATGTGAACATTGGAGA contains:
- the LOC118038840 gene encoding 12-oxophytodienoate reductase 3 isoform X1, whose product is MTEKGTSLFSPYKMGKFSLSHRVVLAPLTRCRALGGIPGDALVEYYTQRSTPGGFLITEGTLISPTALGFPHVPGIYSDAQVEAWKKVVNAVHAKGSIIFCQLWHVGRASHQVYQPGGAAPISSINKAISNRWRILMTDGTYSTCSAPRALETSEIPEVVELYSQAALNAIRAGFDGVEIHGGYGYLIDQFLKDGINDRIDEYGGSMENRCRFLMQVIQAVVSAVGAERVAFRTSPAIDHNDATDSDPLNLGLSVIERINKLQLQMGSKLTYLHVQRELGRPGTEDVVVQTTRTWRRAYQGTFICSGGFTRELGTQAVAEGDADLVSYGRDFISNPDLVLRLKLNAPLNKYIRETFYTHDPVVGYTDYPFLSKAKQVDDWHHSDAFE
- the LOC118038840 gene encoding 12-oxophytodienoate reductase 3 isoform X2, whose product is MAEKGTSLFSPYKMGKFSLSHRVVLAPLTRCRALGGIPGDALVEYYTQRSTPGGFLITEGTLISPTALGFPHVPGIYSDAQVEAWKKVVNAVHAKGSIIFCQLWHVGRASHQVYQPGGAAPISSINKAISNRWRILMTDGTYSTCSAPRALETSEIPEVVELYSQAALNAIRAGFDGVEIHGGYGYLIDQFLKDGINDRIDEYGGSMENRCRFLMQVIQAVVSAVGAERVAFRTSPAIDHNDATDSDPLNLGLSVIERINKLQLQMGSKLTYLHVQRELGRPGTEDVVVQTTRTWRRAYQGTFICSGGFTRELGTQAVAEGDADLVSYGRDFISNPDLVLRLKLNAPLNKYIRETFYTHDPVVGYTDYPFLSKAKQVDDWHHSDAFE